The following are encoded together in the Bacillus cereus group sp. RP43 genome:
- the opp3b gene encoding oligopeptide ABC transporter permease — protein MGRYVLKRFVYMALTLFLITTLTFFLMKLLPGSPLKNQEKLSPAQKEIILEKYGLNDPVPVQYARYLGNLAKGDLGVSFQYDNRPVTDMIVDRIGPSAQLGLQAIILGTFIGLILGIVAALRNNTWVDYGATIISVLGMSVPSFVFAALLQYFVGVKLGWFPVAFWKGPEFTVMPTIALSMAVIATIARFARAELIEVMQADYILTAKAKGISQGVIIIKHALRNALIPVVTILGPMVAGLITGTLVIEQIYAVPGLGEQFVKSITVNDYTVIMGTTIFYSAIFILVIFIVDILYGIIDPRIRLAGGKK, from the coding sequence ATGGGACGTTATGTATTAAAACGTTTCGTGTACATGGCTTTGACATTATTTTTAATTACTACACTGACTTTCTTTTTGATGAAATTACTTCCGGGTTCTCCGCTTAAAAACCAGGAGAAGCTATCACCGGCACAAAAAGAAATCATTCTTGAAAAATATGGATTAAATGATCCAGTACCAGTTCAATATGCACGTTACTTAGGTAACTTAGCAAAAGGTGATTTAGGGGTATCATTCCAATATGATAACCGCCCAGTAACAGATATGATTGTGGATCGTATTGGACCATCAGCACAACTTGGTTTGCAAGCAATTATATTAGGAACATTTATCGGTTTAATTTTAGGAATCGTTGCGGCACTTCGTAACAATACGTGGGTCGATTATGGGGCGACAATTATTTCCGTACTCGGGATGTCGGTACCATCATTCGTATTCGCCGCATTACTACAATATTTCGTAGGGGTAAAACTTGGTTGGTTCCCAGTAGCATTCTGGAAAGGACCGGAGTTTACAGTAATGCCTACAATTGCCTTATCGATGGCAGTTATCGCAACAATCGCACGTTTCGCTCGTGCAGAGTTAATTGAGGTTATGCAAGCTGACTACATTTTAACAGCGAAAGCGAAAGGAATTAGCCAAGGCGTTATCATTATCAAGCACGCACTGCGTAACGCATTAATTCCAGTTGTAACAATTTTAGGACCAATGGTTGCAGGATTAATTACAGGGACACTAGTTATTGAGCAAATTTACGCTGTACCTGGACTTGGGGAACAATTCGTTAAATCGATTACAGTGAATGACTATACAGTTATTATGGGAACTACAATTTTCTATAGTGCGATCTTCATCTTAGTTATTTTCATTGTCGATATTTTATACGGAATTATTGATCCTCGTATTCGTTTAGCGGGAGGGAAAAAATGA
- the opp3C gene encoding oligopeptide ABC transporter permease, with translation MMKDVQKLSPDLFQPANQSNVDNEVIARPSLTFWQDVRRRLFQHKGAMFGFVLLMLIVLLAIIGPMVSKHSYKEQDLGRAKMPPKIPVIENVHWLPFDGTDQYGVDQYEKRDIKEYFWFGTDDLGRDLWTRTWEGTRVSLYIALLAAAIDLVIGVAYGGISAFYGGRVDNIMQRIMEIINGIPYLIIVILMVIIMGSGIWSITLAMAITGWIGMSRIVRGQILKLKNQEYVLASRTLGATNTQLIVKHLIPNVMGPIIVMTMFTIPTAVFGEAFLSFIGLGIQPPFASLGSLVNDGYKSIQTYPHMMFIPAVVISMLILAFNLMADGLRDALDPKMRK, from the coding sequence ATGATGAAAGATGTACAAAAATTATCTCCAGATTTATTTCAACCAGCCAATCAAAGTAATGTTGATAATGAAGTCATTGCCCGTCCAAGCTTAACGTTTTGGCAAGATGTAAGAAGACGTTTGTTCCAACATAAAGGTGCAATGTTTGGTTTCGTATTATTAATGCTTATTGTACTACTAGCAATTATAGGACCGATGGTAAGTAAGCATTCTTATAAAGAGCAGGATTTAGGTCGTGCGAAAATGCCACCGAAAATTCCAGTGATTGAAAATGTTCATTGGCTACCATTTGATGGTACAGATCAATATGGTGTTGACCAATATGAAAAACGTGATATTAAAGAGTACTTCTGGTTTGGTACAGATGATCTTGGCCGTGATTTATGGACAAGAACATGGGAAGGTACACGAGTATCATTATATATCGCTCTTTTAGCAGCAGCGATTGACTTAGTAATTGGGGTTGCATACGGAGGTATTTCAGCCTTCTATGGCGGCAGAGTAGATAATATTATGCAACGTATTATGGAGATTATTAACGGTATTCCATACTTAATCATCGTTATTTTAATGGTAATCATTATGGGATCAGGTATTTGGTCGATTACACTCGCGATGGCAATTACAGGTTGGATAGGGATGTCGCGTATCGTTCGTGGACAGATCCTAAAATTAAAAAATCAAGAATATGTATTAGCATCTCGTACATTAGGGGCAACGAATACACAGTTAATTGTGAAGCACTTAATTCCGAACGTAATGGGACCGATTATCGTAATGACAATGTTTACAATTCCAACAGCGGTATTTGGTGAAGCATTCTTAAGCTTCATCGGACTAGGCATTCAGCCACCATTCGCATCACTTGGTTCTCTTGTAAACGATGGTTATAAATCAATTCAAACGTATCCACATATGATGTTCATCCCAGCGGTTGTCATCAGTATGTTAATCTTAGCATTCAACTTAATGGCAGACGGATTACGCGACGCGTTAGATCCAAAAATGCGTAAGTAA
- a CDS encoding DUF3899 domain-containing protein has translation MNKVFFHTCILFFVAIIASSVGAFLVSSQFLLNFVNISFYIALVFILIGGFLFIFQNGFFNVTIYAFQRVFGTNKKIDSLIEEAEEPIDKKERIYKTYSFKWTYPICITGIVLGLFSILISFTILM, from the coding sequence TTGAATAAAGTTTTTTTTCATACTTGTATACTATTTTTTGTAGCGATAATCGCTTCTAGTGTTGGCGCATTCCTCGTTTCATCTCAGTTTTTGTTGAATTTTGTCAACATCTCATTCTATATTGCATTGGTTTTTATTCTTATAGGTGGTTTTTTATTCATATTTCAAAACGGATTTTTTAACGTAACAATTTACGCATTCCAAAGAGTATTTGGTACGAATAAAAAAATTGACTCTTTAATTGAAGAAGCAGAGGAACCTATCGATAAGAAAGAACGTATTTATAAAACATATTCATTCAAATGGACGTATCCGATTTGTATTACCGGTATCGTACTTGGGTTGTTCTCGATCCTCATTAGCTTTACTATTTTGATGTAG
- a CDS encoding peptide ABC transporter substrate-binding protein, which translates to MKKKIPLLLASTLTVSVLGACSYQKDDNKASAKGSSTSNKQVLNLTETAEIPTMDTTLSTDAASSNIMNNTMEGLYRLGKDDKLVPGVAKSYEKSEDGKKYVFKLREDAKWSNGEPVTAKDFVYSWRRAIDSNTGAKFAYILFDVKNAEKINKKELPVEELGVKAIDDHTFEVELDNPVPYFVSLTVYPTFYPLNEKFVKEQGDKFGLESNTTLYNGPFVLNEWKHEQSFKLTKNPTYWENKEVKLEEINFNIVKDRSTAINLYETKAIDRVVLTSEFVDKYKSDADFKTIKRPSTQFIRLNEKNKFLANKNIRKAIAMSFERENIGKVILNDGSEGMYGFVPKGLAKGPNGKDFREENGKLIKEDVKEAQKYWEAGKKELGVDKVELELLNFDTDDAKKIGEYLKGQFEKNLPGLTVSTKMQPFAQKLKLEASGDYAMSYAGWSPDYMDPMSFLEMYTTGNSQNKVNYANPAYDALIKKAKTEVDVQARWDALLKAEQQLLEDAAIAPVYQPGKAYLQRSSITGLLEHKYGGEFSYKWVELKN; encoded by the coding sequence ATGAAGAAAAAGATACCGCTATTGCTTGCATCGACGTTGACAGTAAGTGTGCTAGGAGCCTGTAGTTATCAAAAAGATGATAATAAGGCAAGCGCGAAAGGATCCAGTACTTCCAATAAGCAAGTATTGAATCTAACAGAAACTGCTGAGATACCAACAATGGATACGACGTTATCAACGGATGCAGCATCTTCTAACATTATGAATAACACAATGGAAGGATTGTATCGTCTGGGGAAAGACGATAAACTTGTTCCGGGAGTCGCTAAATCTTATGAGAAATCAGAAGATGGTAAAAAGTATGTATTTAAATTACGTGAAGATGCGAAATGGTCGAATGGTGAACCTGTAACAGCTAAAGACTTCGTTTATTCTTGGAGAAGAGCTATAGATTCAAATACGGGTGCCAAGTTTGCTTACATACTATTTGATGTTAAAAATGCGGAGAAAATTAACAAAAAAGAGTTACCAGTTGAAGAACTTGGTGTAAAGGCCATTGATGATCACACATTTGAAGTGGAATTAGACAACCCTGTTCCTTATTTTGTAAGTTTAACAGTCTATCCAACATTTTATCCTTTGAATGAGAAGTTTGTAAAAGAACAAGGAGATAAATTCGGATTAGAATCCAATACGACACTTTACAATGGACCATTCGTATTAAATGAATGGAAGCATGAACAAAGTTTCAAATTGACGAAGAACCCGACGTATTGGGAAAATAAAGAAGTAAAACTTGAGGAAATAAACTTCAATATTGTTAAGGATCGTTCAACGGCTATAAATTTATATGAAACAAAAGCGATTGATCGTGTAGTATTAACATCAGAGTTTGTAGATAAATACAAATCAGATGCTGATTTTAAAACAATTAAGAGACCATCTACACAATTCATTCGTTTAAATGAAAAAAATAAATTTTTAGCAAATAAAAATATCCGAAAAGCAATTGCGATGTCCTTTGAACGTGAAAATATCGGGAAAGTTATCTTAAACGATGGTTCAGAAGGAATGTATGGTTTTGTTCCGAAGGGTTTGGCAAAAGGACCTAACGGAAAAGACTTCCGTGAAGAGAACGGAAAGCTTATAAAAGAGGATGTTAAAGAAGCTCAAAAATATTGGGAAGCTGGTAAAAAAGAACTTGGTGTAGACAAAGTAGAGTTAGAGTTATTAAACTTTGATACTGATGATGCCAAAAAAATCGGAGAGTATTTAAAGGGACAATTCGAAAAGAACTTACCAGGTTTAACAGTTTCAACAAAAATGCAGCCATTTGCACAAAAATTAAAACTTGAAGCAAGTGGAGATTATGCGATGTCATATGCGGGATGGAGTCCAGATTATATGGATCCAATGTCATTCCTTGAAATGTATACAACAGGCAATTCACAAAATAAAGTGAATTACGCAAATCCAGCTTATGATGCACTAATTAAGAAAGCCAAAACAGAAGTAGATGTACAAGCTCGTTGGGATGCTCTATTAAAAGCAGAACAACAACTGCTTGAAGATGCAGCGATTGCTCCAGTATATCAACCTGGAAAGGCATATTTACAACGTAGTTCAATTACAGGCCTATTAGAACATAAATACGGCGGAGAATTTAGCTATAAGTGGGTTGAACTCAAAAACTAA
- a CDS encoding YjbA family protein: MLYLHDVWVNWFEGEENGYNVCHFYEWRKDDTIELLDQVPLLKVDSTLYHYIENELLELPQKLLEDVHHKAYIRKNHERLQQEYCFVVTDGKGIIAIDSIGYNVPIRKSRLIPRQEQMVYEMVENVQAEKYEFQVEEIEKEHHILSPSPFIMNGLTRKERQLKQLLFMALDQLHTTKNPAEIRYWFTEWDPSAYGMVQHMEFEDVWAKLYDEAKTGWSEKHEQLCERLVKGQPFFEKLWEMENEQKVN; the protein is encoded by the coding sequence ATGTTATATCTACATGATGTATGGGTAAATTGGTTTGAAGGTGAAGAGAATGGGTATAACGTTTGTCATTTTTACGAGTGGCGGAAAGATGATACGATTGAGCTATTAGATCAAGTGCCATTATTAAAAGTAGATTCCACATTATATCATTACATCGAGAACGAATTATTAGAGCTTCCGCAAAAATTATTGGAAGACGTACATCATAAGGCTTATATTCGTAAAAATCACGAACGTTTGCAACAAGAATATTGTTTTGTAGTTACAGATGGAAAAGGAATTATTGCGATTGATTCAATTGGCTATAATGTGCCAATTAGAAAAAGTAGGCTTATACCTCGTCAAGAACAGATGGTATATGAGATGGTAGAAAATGTGCAAGCAGAAAAGTATGAGTTCCAAGTGGAAGAGATTGAAAAAGAACATCATATTTTATCACCATCGCCTTTCATTATGAATGGCCTAACTCGTAAAGAAAGACAGCTAAAACAATTATTATTTATGGCGTTAGATCAATTACATACAACGAAAAATCCAGCTGAAATTCGCTATTGGTTTACAGAGTGGGATCCATCAGCGTATGGAATGGTCCAACATATGGAGTTTGAAGATGTTTGGGCTAAACTTTATGATGAAGCGAAAACTGGATGGTCTGAGAAGCACGAGCAATTATGTGAGCGCCTTGTAAAAGGACAGCCGTTTTTTGAAAAGTTATGGGAAATGGAAAATGAGCAGAAGGTAAATTAA
- a CDS encoding DUF2268 domain-containing putative Zn-dependent protease (predicted Zn-dependent protease with a strongly conserved HExxH motif) yields MGVVETAEWLHLYYGRPEKLCEKFTKYIPLPKERLYRFLISKGMYRPVMRGEQEIKELEKKEIWKELSMEYEKLKVWLKGPDVPIFILLSDSYNRTVQEEYNGKAGLSMRHVIFLFVCGRNSVEELKALLTHEYHHICRLHQIETKETEYTLLDTMIMEGLAEQAVYERYTEKRCAPWTTYISKEDAVYYWRNSIQERIDVKRGTREHDVLLNGLHSYPKMLGYALGFHIVKDCVAFEGEDTLSLLSIEAKEILNKANTFHIS; encoded by the coding sequence GTGGGGGTTGTTGAAACGGCAGAATGGTTACATCTGTATTATGGACGCCCTGAAAAGCTTTGTGAGAAATTTACAAAGTATATTCCATTGCCAAAAGAGAGGCTATATCGTTTTTTAATCTCTAAAGGTATGTATCGCCCAGTAATGCGGGGGGAGCAGGAAATTAAAGAGTTAGAGAAGAAAGAAATTTGGAAAGAACTTAGTATGGAGTATGAAAAATTGAAAGTTTGGCTAAAAGGTCCAGATGTCCCTATCTTTATTTTATTATCAGATTCATATAATCGAACTGTACAAGAGGAATATAACGGGAAGGCTGGTTTATCTATGCGTCACGTTATTTTCTTATTCGTATGTGGACGTAATTCAGTAGAGGAACTAAAAGCTTTATTAACGCATGAATACCACCATATATGTAGATTACATCAAATTGAGACGAAAGAAACAGAGTATACATTACTTGATACGATGATTATGGAAGGGTTAGCTGAGCAAGCCGTGTATGAAAGGTATACAGAAAAAAGATGTGCACCGTGGACTACTTACATTTCAAAAGAAGATGCTGTTTATTATTGGAGAAATTCAATACAAGAACGAATAGATGTAAAGAGAGGTACGAGGGAGCATGATGTTTTATTAAATGGTCTACACTCGTATCCGAAAATGCTTGGCTATGCACTTGGGTTCCATATTGTGAAAGACTGTGTAGCATTTGAAGGAGAAGATACACTTTCTTTATTATCTATAGAGGCGAAAGAAATATTGAATAAAGCAAATACATTTCATATTTCATAA
- the trpS gene encoding tryptophan--tRNA ligase, protein MSVIFSGIQPSGTITLGNYLGAMKQFTELQNEHDCYFCIVNQHAITVPQDPVGLRKNIRSLAALYVACGIDPEKATLFVQSEVPAHAQLGWIMQSVAYVGELERMTQYKDKSSGRDSVPAGLLTYPPLMAADILLYNTEIVPVGDDQKQHIELTRDLAERFNKRYREIFTMPEIRIPKVGARVMSLTEPTKKMSKSDPNPKSMISMLDEPKTIEKKIKSAVTDSEGIVKFDKENKPGISNLLTIYSSFSGKTVEELEAMYEGKGYGDFKGDLAQVVVEAIRPIQDKYNELISSPELDEILDKGAEKANRVAFKQLRKVENAMGLSRKRR, encoded by the coding sequence ATGTCAGTTATCTTTTCTGGTATTCAGCCAAGTGGAACAATTACACTTGGAAACTATTTGGGAGCTATGAAGCAATTTACAGAGCTTCAAAACGAACACGACTGTTATTTCTGTATTGTAAACCAACATGCGATTACAGTACCTCAAGACCCTGTAGGGCTTCGCAAAAACATCCGCAGCCTTGCTGCGCTATACGTTGCATGCGGCATCGATCCTGAAAAAGCTACTTTATTTGTACAATCAGAAGTACCAGCACACGCTCAATTAGGATGGATTATGCAATCTGTTGCATACGTTGGAGAATTAGAACGTATGACACAATATAAAGACAAATCATCTGGTAGAGATTCAGTTCCAGCTGGATTGCTTACATACCCACCATTAATGGCTGCTGATATTTTACTTTACAACACTGAAATCGTACCAGTTGGTGACGACCAAAAACAACATATCGAATTAACACGCGACCTAGCAGAGCGTTTCAACAAGCGTTACCGCGAAATCTTCACAATGCCTGAAATTCGTATTCCAAAAGTAGGAGCTCGCGTTATGTCATTAACAGAACCTACGAAAAAAATGAGTAAATCTGATCCGAATCCAAAATCAATGATCAGTATGCTTGATGAACCAAAAACAATTGAAAAGAAAATTAAAAGTGCTGTAACTGATTCAGAGGGTATCGTGAAATTTGATAAAGAAAACAAACCTGGAATCTCTAACCTATTAACAATCTACTCTTCATTCTCTGGAAAAACAGTTGAAGAACTAGAAGCAATGTACGAAGGAAAAGGATACGGCGACTTCAAAGGCGACCTAGCACAAGTAGTCGTAGAAGCAATTCGCCCAATCCAAGACAAATATAACGAACTAATCAGCTCGCCAGAACTAGACGAAATTCTAGACAAAGGTGCCGAAAAAGCAAACCGCGTCGCATTCAAACAACTACGCAAAGTAGAAAACGCAATGGGATTAAGTAGAAAACGTAGGTAA
- a CDS encoding ABC transporter ATP-binding protein — MKTLLEVKDLQVSFDTHAGEVQAVRGVTFDLKKGETLAIVGESGSGKSVTSKALMGLIPNPPGRIKNGEIVFEGRDLTKLTEKEMQQVRGKDIAMIFQDPMTSLNPTMTIGNQIMEGLIKHQGMSKADARKVALELIDLVGIPNPEARLKQYPHQFSGGMRQRVVIAMALACNPKLLIADEPTTALDVTIQAQILELMKDIQQKTEAAIIFITHDLGVVANVADRVAVMYAGKVVEIGTVDEIFYNPKHPYTWGLIASMPSLDGSEDELYAIPGTPPDLLKPPKGDAFAPRNPQALKIDFEMEPPLFKVSDTHYAATWLLHEQAPEVKPPAVVEKRILQMKAGEQHD; from the coding sequence ATGAAAACATTGCTAGAGGTAAAAGATTTGCAAGTCTCCTTTGATACACATGCAGGTGAAGTACAAGCTGTACGCGGCGTTACTTTTGATTTAAAAAAAGGAGAAACATTAGCGATTGTAGGAGAATCTGGTTCTGGTAAATCAGTTACTTCTAAAGCGTTAATGGGATTAATTCCGAATCCTCCAGGACGTATTAAAAACGGTGAAATCGTATTTGAAGGTCGTGACTTAACGAAACTAACAGAAAAAGAAATGCAGCAAGTACGCGGTAAAGATATTGCGATGATTTTCCAAGATCCAATGACATCGTTAAATCCAACGATGACAATTGGTAATCAGATTATGGAAGGTCTTATTAAACACCAAGGAATGAGTAAAGCAGATGCACGTAAAGTTGCTTTAGAATTAATCGACCTTGTAGGTATTCCAAATCCAGAAGCACGCTTAAAACAATATCCTCACCAATTCTCAGGTGGTATGAGACAACGTGTAGTTATTGCGATGGCGTTAGCTTGTAATCCGAAATTATTAATTGCCGATGAGCCGACAACAGCGTTAGACGTTACAATTCAGGCGCAAATTTTAGAACTTATGAAGGACATTCAGCAAAAAACAGAAGCAGCAATCATTTTCATTACGCATGACTTAGGTGTAGTGGCAAACGTTGCAGACCGAGTTGCGGTTATGTACGCTGGTAAAGTTGTTGAAATTGGAACTGTTGATGAAATTTTCTACAATCCAAAACATCCATACACATGGGGCTTAATCGCATCTATGCCAAGCTTAGATGGTTCAGAGGACGAACTATATGCGATTCCTGGAACGCCTCCTGACTTATTAAAACCGCCAAAGGGTGATGCTTTTGCACCACGTAACCCGCAGGCGCTGAAAATTGATTTTGAAATGGAACCACCTTTATTTAAAGTAAGCGATACACATTATGCGGCAACGTGGTTACTTCATGAGCAAGCGCCAGAAGTAAAACCACCAGCAGTTGTTGAAAAACGTATTCTTCAAATGAAAGCAGGTGAACAACATGACTAA
- a CDS encoding ATP-binding cassette domain-containing protein yields MTKQREKLIEVKNVKQHFDVSGGVVKAVNDISFDIYRGETFGLVGESGCGKSTTGRTIIRLYDATAGEVLFDGENVHGKKSRAELKKFNRKMQMIFQDPYASLNPRMTVGDIIAEGIDIHGLAKGKKERMDRVHELLNTVGLNKEHANRFPHEFSGGQRQRIGIARALAVEPEFIIADEPISALDVSIQAQVVNLLKQLQREKGLTYLFIAHDLSMVKYISDRIGVMYRGQIVELTTSEELYENPMHPYTKSLLSAIPLPDPDYERNRKRIVYDPSQHDYGSEVPTMREIRPGHFVLCSEAEYKKYKEIYQ; encoded by the coding sequence ATGACTAAACAACGTGAGAAATTAATTGAAGTAAAAAATGTGAAACAACACTTTGATGTGAGTGGTGGTGTTGTTAAAGCAGTTAATGATATTTCATTTGATATTTACCGCGGTGAAACATTTGGACTTGTAGGAGAATCTGGTTGTGGTAAGTCAACAACTGGAAGAACGATCATTCGTTTATACGATGCAACTGCCGGTGAAGTGTTGTTCGATGGTGAAAATGTACATGGTAAAAAATCACGCGCAGAACTTAAGAAGTTCAACCGTAAAATGCAAATGATTTTCCAAGATCCATATGCATCATTAAATCCTCGTATGACAGTAGGGGATATTATCGCAGAAGGTATTGATATTCACGGACTAGCAAAAGGCAAAAAAGAGCGTATGGACCGTGTTCACGAGCTTTTAAATACAGTTGGTTTAAATAAAGAGCACGCGAACCGTTTCCCGCATGAATTCTCAGGCGGACAACGTCAACGTATCGGTATCGCTCGTGCGCTAGCTGTAGAACCTGAATTCATCATTGCTGATGAGCCAATCTCAGCACTTGACGTATCGATTCAGGCGCAAGTTGTAAACTTACTGAAACAGTTACAAAGAGAAAAAGGTTTAACGTACTTATTCATCGCCCATGATTTATCGATGGTAAAATACATTAGTGATCGCATCGGTGTAATGTACCGTGGTCAAATCGTTGAGCTGACAACAAGTGAAGAGTTATATGAGAATCCAATGCATCCATATACAAAATCACTACTATCAGCAATTCCACTTCCAGATCCAGATTATGAGCGCAACCGTAAACGTATCGTATACGATCCATCTCAGCATGATTATGGTAGTGAAGTGCCAACAATGCGCGAAATTCGCCCAGGACATTTCGTACTATGTTCTGAAGCAGAGTATAAGAAATATAAAGAAATCTATCAATAA